A portion of the Acanthopagrus latus isolate v.2019 chromosome 21, fAcaLat1.1, whole genome shotgun sequence genome contains these proteins:
- the adhfe1 gene encoding hydroxyacid-oxoacid transhydrogenase, mitochondrial, with amino-acid sequence MAGRDRVVHLLRQLERAACRCPAHSNTFHQGAGAVTCTVRKTDYAFEMASSNIRYGDGVTREIGMDLQNLGAQNVCLMTDKNLSLLPPMKAVLESLAKSGVKYKVYDNVRVEPTDTSFKDAITFAKNHSFDVFLAVGGGSVIDTCKAANLYSCHPDADFLDFVNAPIGKGKVVTAPLKPLIAVPTTAGTGSETTGSAIFDYEPLKTKTGIANRAIRPILGIVDPRHTLSMPERVAANSGFDVLCHALESYTALPYHQRAPCPPNPINRPTYQGSNPISDVWSRHALNVLAKYMKRAVRDPEDLEARSSMHLASVFAGIGFGNAGVHLCHGMSYPVAGNVKSFLAKDYSAEHPLVPHGLSVVVTSPAVFNFTAPMCPERHLEAAEILGADIRQVKREDAGAVLADTLRQFLFDMQVEDGLGALGYTKDDIPALVKGTIPQERVTKLSPREHSEEDLSQLFEASMKLY; translated from the exons GTGCAGATGTCCTGCTCACTCCAACACTTTCCAccaag GTGCCGGAGCTGTGACCTGCACCGTCCGGAAAACGGACTATGCCTTCGAG ATGGCGAGTTCCAACATCCGATATGGAGACGGAGTGACCAGAGAGATCGGCATG GACCTGCAGAACCTCGGAGCCCAGAACGTGTGTCTGATGACGGATAAGAACCTGTCGCTGCTGCCTCCGATGAAGGCCGTCCTGGAGTCTCTGGCCAAGAGCGGAGTCAAGTACAAAGTGTACGACAACGTGCGGGTGGAACCCACCGACACCAG tttTAAAGATGCCATCACATTTGCTAAAAACCACTCGTTTGATGTGTTCTTGGCGGTGGGCGGCGGCTCCGTGATTGACACTTGTAAAGCAGCCAATCTGTACTCGTGTCACCCCGACGCCGACTTCCTGGACTTTGTCAACGCTCCAATCGGTAAAGGGAAGGTGGTCACCGCCCCTCTGAAGCCGCTCATCGCAG TGCCGACGACCGCAGGGACCGGCAGCGAGACCACCGGATCTGCCATCTTTGACTACGAGCCTCTGAAAACCAAAACTG GTATCGCCAACAGAGCCATCAGACCCATCCTGGGCATCGTGGACCCGCGGCACACACTGAGCATGCCTGAGAGAGTCGCCGCCAACAGCGGCTTCGACGTCCTCTG TCACGCTCTGGAGTCGTACACCGCTCTGCCCTACCACCAGAGGGCGCCCTGCCCCCCCAACCCCATCAACCGCCCCACCTACCAGGGCAGTAACCCCATCAGTGACGTGTGGTCCCGCCACGCCCTCAACGTGCTCGCCAAGTACATGAAGAG AGCGGTGCGGGACCCCGAGGACCTGGAGGCTCGGTCCAGCATGCACCTGGCCAGTGTGTTCGCCGGCATCGGCTTTGGAAACGCAGGAGTTCACCTGTG TCACGGGATGTCGTATCCGGTCGCCGGCAACGTCAAGTCTTTCTTAGCCAAGGATTACAGTGCGGAGCACCCCCTGGTG ccTCATGGTCTCTCTGTGGTCGTCACCTCTCCAGCCGTCTTTAACTTCACAGCCCCGATGTGTCCAGAACGCCACCTGGAGGCTGCGGAGATCCTCG GTGCAGACATCCGGCAGGTGAAGAGGGAGGATGCTGGTGCCGTTCTGGCCGACACGCTGCGTCAGTTCCTGTTCGATATGCAGGTGGAGGACGGACTGGGAGCGCTGGGATACACCAAGGACGACATCCCAGCTCTGGTGAAGGGAACCATCCCTCAG GAGCGAGTGACCAAACTGTCCCCCAGAGAGCACAGTGAGGAGGACCTGAGTCAGCTGTTTGAGGCATCCATGAAGctctactga